A stretch of the Uranotaenia lowii strain MFRU-FL chromosome 3, ASM2978415v1, whole genome shotgun sequence genome encodes the following:
- the LOC129757377 gene encoding protein takeout-like yields MRTQQISWALVILFSIDTARCVDLPEYLHVCHREDPKLIDCMKQSIETLRPYLARGIPELDIPAIEPINIGDLIVAESVPGQGVSITAKDIKAYGPSNFRLKKLNVIDYGKIYSFELELPQLYVEGRYVVDGRIILFPVKGAGKFTGNFTQGIGNVRIKGDRKVINGKNHLSLAKLDIKIKVGDGKIKLENLFGGDRALGEIINETINKNFAVVSHELIPLIEKALGRIFKRTGNKILERFPEEVLFP; encoded by the exons ATGCGGACACAACAGATATCGTGGGCGTTAGTGATATTGTTTTCCATAGACACAGCCAGATGCGTCGATTTAC CCGAATACCTGCACGTGTGCCACCGGGAGGATCCAAAGCTGATAGACTGCATGAAACAATCAATCGAAACGTTACGACCCTATCTGGCCCGCGGTATCCCGGAGCTGGACATCCCGGCCATTGAACCTATCAACATTGGTGATTTGATTGTGGCAGAAAGCGTTCCTGGACAGGGTGTGAGCATCACAGCTAAGGACATCAAAGCTTACGGACCATCGAACTTTCGGTTGAAGAAATTGAA TGTCATCGATTACGGCAAGATCTATAGCTTCGAGCTTGAACTTCCTCAGCTGTACGTTGAAGGACGATATGTTGTCGATGGAAGAATCATTCTGTTCCCAGTTAAGGGAGCCGGAAAATTTACCGGAAACTTCA CACAAGGAATAGGAAACGTTCGTATAAAGGGAGACCGAAAAGTTATCAATGGCAAGAACCATCTTTCTCTGGCCAAACTGGACATTAAAATTAAGGTTGGAGATGGAAAAATTAAACTGGAAAATCTCTTCGGTGGAGACCGAGCATTAG GTGAAATCATCAACGAAACCATCAACAAAAACTTTGCCGTCGTGAGCCACGAACTGATCCCGCTCATCGAAAAAGCTTTGGGTAGGATATTCAAGAGAACCGGAAATAAGATTCTGGAAAGGTTCCCGGAAGAAGTGTTATTCCCTTGA